The Legionella lansingensis DNA window TCTACTCCAGAATAGGGGGGCTTACCCTTTGCGAATTTGCGAGTCAAGAAGGGGGCTAAATTCAATATACAAAACTGCGGTCAAGTGGTGGCTATGGGTGGACTCGAACCACCGACCTCAGCATTATGAGTGCCGCGCTCTAACCGGCTGAGCTACATAGCCACAAGAGGTCGTGATTTTGTCTCTTTAGACGTTTAATGTCAATACTTACTTACTGATCATTAATATTTTTTACCTCTGAAACGACAAATTGAAAGCCTATAGGCAAGGCCCCTTGTTATCTCGATTAAGTTAAAGATTGTTCTATTCGTGAATGACTGATCCGTGGTAACCATGTCCAGACTGATGATGGATCCCGCGGTCGATGCCGCGGGAATTCGAGTTCAGAGGCCGGGGGATTACGATAATCTATACAACCAACAAGTACAGTGCGCCAGGGCCGCGTAAAACCTGCAGCAATAATTGCTTGCTTTGCTGATGAGCGACTGTTTGTAAAGCTCTAACGCTGGGAGTAGGTTGCTTATTAGCACTAATGATAATATCACCAGGCCTTAAGCCAGCTCGCCAACCAGCACTAGTCTCTGCAGCCCCAGTAACTTGAACTCCCACCACATGACCATGCAGAGGAGAGTCTTGCTCAAAGTTTTTGAGTGCAAGTCCATAGAGGAAGGGATTACCAGCTTGCAGTTTTTGCTCATGTTTTTTGACATCAGTCACTACTGCGCTTAATGTCATCTCTTTTCCATCGCGTTGGATAGTCAATTTTGCTTCGCTACCAACACGCAACAGTCCTATAGTGGATTTGACCTGAGTCGCTTGGGTGATTTTCGTGTCATTAATTTTGGTAATGATATCCCCAGGTTTCAAACCCGCTTTTTCTGCTGGTGAATCCTGATTCACTTGCGCAATAATTGCTCCTTGAAAATCTTCTGGATAGCCCATGGCTTGAGCTAATTCAGGGGTGAGGTGTTGTACAAAAATACCCATTAAACCGCGATGGATAGTACCATATTTAATTAATTGTTGAGCAACATCTTTTGCCATGTTAATTGGAATGGCAAAGCCAATGCCTACGTTACCACCGTAAGGTGAAATAATCGCGGTGTTAATTCCTATTAATTCTCCTTTCGTATTAACTAAAGCACCGCCTGAATTTCCTGGATTAATTGCAGCATCGGTTTGAATAAAATTCTCAACACCTTCAATGTTTAAATCACTGCGTTTGGTTGCGCTGATAATTCCAAACGTAGCGGTTTGGCTATTACCAAAGCTATTTAATCCAAAGGGATTACCAATGGCAACCACAAAATCACCTACCTCGGCGTTGTCGGAGTTACCAATAGGGAGGCTTTTTAAGTTTTTTGCGTCAATTTTTAATACAGCAATGTCTGTATCGCTATCACCACCGATGAGTTTCGCTTTTAAACGACGACCATCATTTAAGGTAACAGTGATCAAGGAAGCATTACGCAGGACATGATCATTGGTGATAATTATCCCATTTTGTGGATCGACGATAACTCCTGAACCAATGCTTTGAAATTTTTTTGGTTTTTCAGGCAATTGTGGTTGTGGGTGGGAAGGTCTATCATTATCATTGGCCTCATCGTCATCCTCTGCGCTAGGTACATAGCTAGGAATGTAGCCTTGAACAGCAATATTTACGATGGCCGGCATGGTGCTCTTGAGGATTGGTGCCCATGTACCCAAGGCCTTGGGTTCTTCTTGGGCAATTGCTGTAAAAGAAAAGATATTTAAAAGCAAGATTGCTAGAGTTATACGGATTGCATTAGTCATAGTCATATTGTTTGTTTCCAAATGTTTCAGTAAACCAAATAAGTGTTGCCATTCTACCTGTTTGTGACTCTCTGCGATAGGAATAGAAGTCATTTTTTTGCTCAAATGTGCAGGAATTTGATTGATAAACAGCTGTAACGCCAGAGTAATTAAGAATTCGTTCCGCGAGTTTTGCTAGATTAGCATGCCATTTCTCACCGATGGGACGGAACTCTTGCGTCGCAAAAGGATAGCGTTTTTGATAACTTTCCAATACCTCAGGACCGGTTTCATAACACGATTGGCAGATTGCTGGGCCAATCCATGCCATCAGTTTATCAGGAGCGCTTTTAATGCGAGCTAGCGTATTTTCAACGATCCCGTTAACCAGCCCACGCCAGCCAGCATGAATCGCTGCAATCTCATTACCCTCCTGATTACAGAGTAAAATGGGTAGACAGTCCGCAGTCAATATGGCCAGAGGTTGACGTGCAGTTCTGGTAATAGCTGCATCTGCAACACGATTATTGTCTTCTTCCGTCACAACACAAACATTACTGTGGATTTGCTCAAGCCAAGCGGGCTCTTGTGTCGTCCCTAACTCTTTTCTTAACTGCTGCCGATTCAAGGAAACAGCATCTGGGTTATCACCAACATGAGCAGCTAGATTGTTGCTGTCAAAAGGTATTTTACTAAAGCCTGAATGTCGTAGAGTTGTAAAGGCCTTGACATTAGAAGGAGAAGGCCAGTTTGCATGGAGTTTAGTCAAGATATTTATCCAGGGTTTCAAGAAGAAAGCGAAAATCATCCGGTAAAGGTGCTGCAAATGTCAATTCTTCTTTGGATTTAGGGTGAGAAAATGACAAGGTAGCTGCATGCAATGCCTGACGTTTAAATCGCTGAAGGACTTCTCTTAGTTCCTCATTCGCTTGTGGAGGAAAACGCATCCGTCCACCGTATAATGGGTCGCCAACAACAGGGTGATTAATATAAGCCATATGTACCCGGATCTGATGCGTTCGACCGGTTAATAGCTGAACATCAAGCAAAGTAAAATAGTGGTAATGTTTGCGGATGGAATAATGGGTTATAGCTTGCCGCCCTTGTTCGCAAACAGCCATTTTGAGGCGATTGCGAGGATGGCGACCAAAAAAAGTGTCAATTTCTCCCCCTGAGATGAGGTGTCCATTGACTAATGTGATATAACAGCGATGTATCTCATGTGCCTGCATTTGCCTAATCAAATTCGTATGTGCCGGTAGCGTTTTGGCAATCACGAGCAGACCAGTGGTATCTTTATCTAGCCGATGAACAATACCTGCTCGTGGCAAATGGCCAAGTTGCGGAGCGTGATGTAATAGAGCATTCACAAGGGTATGTTCACGATTACCAGCACCAGGATGAACGACAAAACCTGCTGGTTTATTAATCACTAGGATTTCGTCATCTTCAAAAATACTATCTAGTGGGATGGCTTCTGGGAGGGAAGTCTCAGTGCCATTTTCGGGGAATTCCACATCTATTTGGATTTCATCACCACCCAAGACTTTATCTTTAGGTTTACATGACTGTTGATTTAATGTGATAAGTCCCTGCTTTAGCCAATGGCTTAATTGCGAACGCGAGTAATCTGGGAATAATTGTGCGAGTACCACGTCAATTCGTTGTCCGTGATATTCGCGGGGTATGGTAACGCATTGCTTAATGGAATCGGTCATGCCGTAATATGCTCGTCAATTGATCGTCCGCGCAAGGAATTGGGCAGAGCTTCACTAATGAGAACATTAACGAATTGACCTACTAACGTTGCAGGACCGTCAAAATTAACAACGCGATTGCACTCCGTTCGTCCTGCCAACTGTTGCGGATTTTTTTTGGATGCGCCAGTAACAAGAATGCGTTGGTGACTTCCAACCATCGCTTGACTATAGTGAGAGGCCTGCAACAGTAGCCGATTCTGTAGAATCTGTAGTCTTTGCTTCTTTACTTCCATGGGGGTTTCATCGGCTAAATTAGCCGCTGGTGTTCCTGGACGAGGACTGTATATAAAACTAAAAGAGGTATCAAAGCCAATTTCATGGACAAGATTCATGGTTGCTTGAAAATCTTCGTCTGTCTCGCCAGGAAAGCCAACGATAATATCTGTTGATAGACGAATATCGGGGCGTACTTTGCGTAATTTGCGGATTTTCGATTTAAATTCCATTGCGGTATAGCCGCGCTTCATCATTGTAAGGATTTTATCTGAACCACTTTGTACTGGTAGATGTAGATGATTGGCGAGTTGTGGAACTTCAGCATAGGCATTGATCAAATTATCAGAGAAGGCCAGAGGATGAGATGTTGTAAAGCGAATACGACCGATGCCATCAATCGCTGCCAGATAATGAATGAGTAGTGCCAGATCAGCAATATCACCATTGTCCATAGCACCGCGATAATCGTTTACGTTTTGTCCAAGGAGATTAATTTCCCTTACCCCTTGCTTCGCGAGTTGGTAACACTCGGCTAAAACATCATCAAAAGGGCGGCTAATCTCTTCACCCCGGGTGTAGGGAACAACACAGTAACTGCAATATTTGCTGCAACCTTCCATGATAGAGACAAAGGCAACAGGTCCCTCAGCTCGTGGCGCAGGCAGATGATCAAATTTTTCAATTTCAGGAAAACTGATGTCAACAACGGGCTTTTTTGTGTACAAACGTTCGTTAAGCAAAGCAGGTAGACGATGAAGGGTTTGCGGACCGAAAACGAGATCCACAAAAGGAGCTCTCTTTATAATGTCGGCACCTTCTTGGCTAGCAACACAACCACCAACTCCAATAACAACGTGAGGATTTTTCTGTTTGTATTCTCGCCATTGCCCGAGTTGAGAAAAGACCTTCTCTTGGGCTTTTTCGCGAATGGAGCAAGTGTTTAAAAGAATGACATCTGCCTCCTCAACATTGTCCGTTTTTTCCAGTCCATGGGACTGTAGCAGTACTTCTGCCATTTTGGATGAATCGTATTCATTCATCTGGCAGCCATTTGTTTTAATATAAAGTTTTTTTGCCATGTTCATATGTATGTTTCAAATAAGTCTATAATTTCGGTGCGATTGGAAAGTGTAGCTCGAACCGTGATGAGAAACGTCGAATTATACTTTCAACTCTTCCCGTTTATCCTCTACAGATTGACAATACGTTTCTCTAATCCGAGGTAAAATCAACAAGGAAACTAGCATGCCAGCAGGTAACAAAGCTAAAGCAACATGATAGGCTTCTAACGGATAAACCCGGACTTTATCAACGATTTCTCCATGCCACATTCTATCAAGAATAAAACCAATGATGGGTTGTGCTAAGGCAATACCTACCATATTCATCATATTCATGAAGCTTAAGCCAGTGGCAACATAGCGTTTACTGCACAGTTCCTTAGCAATGGCAAAAGCAGGAAGAAAACCAGCAGAAAAAATGCCAAAGCTAAACAAAAGGATTTGCATAATCCAACCGGCCTCTATGTTAGCATAAATAAATAGCAAACTGGTGATTATGGCTCCGATACTGCCTATATACATTGGTGGTTTTCTTAGACCTATGCGATTTGAAAAAATTCCCCATATCGGACTGGCGATGGCCCAGCCTACAAAAACCAAGGAGATATAATTTGCGGCTGTTGCTTTTGCAATATGCATTTTATACATCAAAAAGGGAACTCCCCATAGGCCACAGAATACAGGTGTAGCCATATACATTAATCCACCATAAATAGCGACCAACCATAACTGCCGATTTTTGACAATAGTTAAAAGACTGGGAAGTAGAGGTTCTTCTTCAATATTATGTTTTAGGGCTACTCGTTTATGAGGAGAATCTTTGGCAATGAGCATGATCAATAAGGCTAAGACGATTCCCACGGAGCCCATAATGATCATGCTTTTGCGCCAACCATAACCATCAATTAGTAAAGCCAAGGGTGTTTCCCCACCAATCGCACCTAGCATTCCTATTGTTACCATCATGCCTGTTAATAATGCAAAACGTTGAGGAGGGAACCAATTAGCGGCCAGCTTCATTGAACCTACGGCAGCGAAGGCAGAGCCAAAGCCGATCATCAGACGAGCGATACAGGCCATAAAAAAGCTATTGGTTAAACCAAAGGCGATTGTACTAACAGCGCAGATCGTTGTTGCAATTGTTAATAGGCGTTGAGGGCCGAAGTAATCCATTAATACACCACCAGGCAATTGCATGGCTGCATAGGAGTAAAAATAA harbors:
- a CDS encoding Do family serine endopeptidase, with amino-acid sequence MPAIVNIAVQGYIPSYVPSAEDDDEANDNDRPSHPQPQLPEKPKKFQSIGSGVIVDPQNGIIITNDHVLRNASLITVTLNDGRRLKAKLIGGDSDTDIAVLKIDAKNLKSLPIGNSDNAEVGDFVVAIGNPFGLNSFGNSQTATFGIISATKRSDLNIEGVENFIQTDAAINPGNSGGALVNTKGELIGINTAIISPYGGNVGIGFAIPINMAKDVAQQLIKYGTIHRGLMGIFVQHLTPELAQAMGYPEDFQGAIIAQVNQDSPAEKAGLKPGDIITKINDTKITQATQVKSTIGLLRVGSEAKLTIQRDGKEMTLSAVVTDVKKHEQKLQAGNPFLYGLALKNFEQDSPLHGHVVGVQVTGAAETSAGWRAGLRPGDIIISANKQPTPSVRALQTVAHQQSKQLLLQVLRGPGALYLLVV
- a CDS encoding MFS transporter, yielding MDYSSSVAPNHSSLQSFLPWIVWGLGCLFYFYECLLQVSPSVMSTELMRDFAVTSQTLGILSGIYFYSYAAMQLPGGVLMDYFGPQRLLTIATTICAVSTIAFGLTNSFFMACIARLMIGFGSAFAAVGSMKLAANWFPPQRFALLTGMMVTIGMLGAIGGETPLALLIDGYGWRKSMIIMGSVGIVLALLIMLIAKDSPHKRVALKHNIEEEPLLPSLLTIVKNRQLWLVAIYGGLMYMATPVFCGLWGVPFLMYKMHIAKATAANYISLVFVGWAIASPIWGIFSNRIGLRKPPMYIGSIGAIITSLLFIYANIEAGWIMQILLFSFGIFSAGFLPAFAIAKELCSKRYVATGLSFMNMMNMVGIALAQPIIGFILDRMWHGEIVDKVRVYPLEAYHVALALLPAGMLVSLLILPRIRETYCQSVEDKREELKV
- the miaB gene encoding tRNA (N6-isopentenyl adenosine(37)-C2)-methylthiotransferase MiaB, which produces MAKKLYIKTNGCQMNEYDSSKMAEVLLQSHGLEKTDNVEEADVILLNTCSIREKAQEKVFSQLGQWREYKQKNPHVVIGVGGCVASQEGADIIKRAPFVDLVFGPQTLHRLPALLNERLYTKKPVVDISFPEIEKFDHLPAPRAEGPVAFVSIMEGCSKYCSYCVVPYTRGEEISRPFDDVLAECYQLAKQGVREINLLGQNVNDYRGAMDNGDIADLALLIHYLAAIDGIGRIRFTTSHPLAFSDNLINAYAEVPQLANHLHLPVQSGSDKILTMMKRGYTAMEFKSKIRKLRKVRPDIRLSTDIIVGFPGETDEDFQATMNLVHEIGFDTSFSFIYSPRPGTPAANLADETPMEVKKQRLQILQNRLLLQASHYSQAMVGSHQRILVTGASKKNPQQLAGRTECNRVVNFDGPATLVGQFVNVLISEALPNSLRGRSIDEHITA
- the pgeF gene encoding peptidoglycan editing factor PgeF, with protein sequence MTKLHANWPSPSNVKAFTTLRHSGFSKIPFDSNNLAAHVGDNPDAVSLNRQQLRKELGTTQEPAWLEQIHSNVCVVTEEDNNRVADAAITRTARQPLAILTADCLPILLCNQEGNEIAAIHAGWRGLVNGIVENTLARIKSAPDKLMAWIGPAICQSCYETGPEVLESYQKRYPFATQEFRPIGEKWHANLAKLAERILNYSGVTAVYQSNSCTFEQKNDFYSYRRESQTGRMATLIWFTETFGNKQYDYD
- the rluD gene encoding 23S rRNA pseudouridine(1911/1915/1917) synthase RluD, coding for MTDSIKQCVTIPREYHGQRIDVVLAQLFPDYSRSQLSHWLKQGLITLNQQSCKPKDKVLGGDEIQIDVEFPENGTETSLPEAIPLDSIFEDDEILVINKPAGFVVHPGAGNREHTLVNALLHHAPQLGHLPRAGIVHRLDKDTTGLLVIAKTLPAHTNLIRQMQAHEIHRCYITLVNGHLISGGEIDTFFGRHPRNRLKMAVCEQGRQAITHYSIRKHYHYFTLLDVQLLTGRTHQIRVHMAYINHPVVGDPLYGGRMRFPPQANEELREVLQRFKRQALHAATLSFSHPKSKEELTFAAPLPDDFRFLLETLDKYLD